The following proteins come from a genomic window of Anabas testudineus chromosome 3, fAnaTes1.2, whole genome shotgun sequence:
- the si:ch211-260e23.9 gene encoding tumor protein p53-inducible nuclear protein 2, with amino-acid sequence MIGKIFSHLLGNGGEDTAERAYEHVMELEEEGWVIVHLPENGLLSAPEADPLENLLIEHPSMSVYQMRSGAEEEDLGDEEDEEDEEDASRAVAVRRHISWHLAAWGIPLPYNIQLLAVQKAGTQVERKKLSRSFLHRQNLTKLRFSPAEKRYGHFKQPCQRLYNY; translated from the exons ATGATCGGAAAGATCTTTTCTCATCTACTCGGGAACGGCGGTGAGGACACAGCAGAGCGCGCGTACGAGCATGTGATGGAGTTGGAGGAGGAAGGATGGGTCATTGTTCATCTCCCAG AGAACGGGCTGCTGTCGGCCCCTGAGGCAGATCCTCTGGAGAACCTCCTGATCGAGCACCCCAGCATGTCTGTCTACCAGATGAGGAGcggagctgaggaggaggatctcggggatgaggaggatgaagaggatgaagaggacgCCTCCAG ggcTGTGGCAGTGAGGCGGCACATATCTTGGCACCTGGCCGCCTGGGGAATCCCCCTTCCCTACAACATCCAGCTGCTGGCTGTCCAGAAGGCCGGGACCCAGGTTGAGCGGAAGAAGCTGAGCCGCAGCTTCCTCCACAGGCAGAACCTGACGAAGCTGCGATTCTCCCCGGCAGAGAAACGTTACGGCCACTTCAAGCAGCCCTGCCAGCGCCTCTACAACTACTGA
- the LOC113174294 gene encoding AP-2 complex subunit alpha-2 has product MPAVSKGDGMRGLAVFISDIRNCKSKEAEIKRINKELANIRSKFKGDKALDGYSKKKYVCKLLFIFLLGHDIDFGHMEAVNLLSSNKYTEKQIGYLFISVLVNSNSDLIRLINNAIKNDLASRNPTFMNLALHCIANVGSREMAEAFASEVPRILVAGDTMDSVKQSAALCLLRLYRSSPDLVPMGDWTARVVHLLNDQHLGVVTAATSLITTLAQKNPDDFKTSVSLAVARLSRIVSSASIDLQDYTYYFVAAPWLSVKLLRLLQCYPPPEDAALRGRLTECLETILNKAQEPPKSKKVQHSNAKNAVLFEAISLIIHHDSEPTLLVRACNQLGQFLQHRETNLRYLALESMCTLASSEFSHEAVKTHIETVINALKTERDVSVRQRAVDLLYAMCDRSNAKQIVAEMLSYLENADYSIREEIVLKVAILAEKYAVDYTWYVDTILNLIRIAGDYVSEEVWYRVIQIVINRDDVQGYAAKTVFEALQAPACHENLVKVGGYILGEFGNLIAGDPRSSPLVQFNLLHSKFHLCSVPTRALLLSAYIKFINLFPEVKGTIQDVLRSDSQLRNADVELQQRAVEYLRLSCVASTDILATVLEEMPPFPERESSILAKLKKKKGPGHLPDINDSRRNVNGNAEPSEKNEATNQGSTHPFTDLLNLNSTPSTGSSLLVDVFSDTSTPASTDVSEENFSRFVCKNNGVLYENHLLQIGLRSEYRQNLGRIYVFYGNKTSAQFLNFSSSVSSPDTLKAQLNVHCKAVDPILEGGAQIQQILNIECVSDFMDEPVLNIQFRHGGTLQNIAVKLPVMLNKFFQPTEMTSQDFFQRWKQLGAPQQEVQKIFKAKHPMDKDVTRAKIIGFGVALLDGVDPNSENFVGAGIIHTKSTQVGCLLRLEPNTQAQMYRLTLRTSRDTVSVRLCDLLSEQF; this is encoded by the exons ATGCCTGCGGTCTCTAAAGGAGATGGGATGCGTGGCCTGGCCGTGTTCATCTCTGACATCAGGAACT GTAAAAGTAAAGAGGCAGAGATTAAGAGGATAAACAAAGAACTGGCCAATATTCGTTCCAAATTTAAAG GAGACAAGGCTCTAGATGgctacagtaaaaaaaagtatgtcTGCAAGCTgctcttcatctttcttctgGGCCATGACATTGACTTTGGACACATGGAGGCTGTCAACCTCCTCAGTTCCAACaagtacacagagaaacaaatt GGTTACCTATTCATCTCAGTGCTGGTGAACTCCAACAGCGACTTGATCCGTCTGATCAACAACGCCATTAAGAATGACTTGGCCAGCCGCAATCCGACCTTCATGAACCTGGCCCTGCACTGCATTGCTAATGTGGGCAGCAGGGAAATGGCTGAGGCTTTTGCTTCTGAAGTTCCTCGCATCTTGGTGGCAGG GGACACCATGGACAGCGTGAAGCAGAGTGCAGCCCTATGTCTGCTGCGACTCTACAGGTCTTCTCCTGACCTGGTGCCTATGGGTGATTGGACAGCACGAGTAGTCCATCTGCTTAATGATCAGCACCTG GGTGTTGTAACAGCAGCTACCAGCCTCATTACCACACTGGCCCAGAAGAATCCTGATGACTTTAAAACATCCGTCTCTCTGGCGGTGGCCAGGCTCAGTAGG ATTGTGAGCTCCGCCTCCATTGATCTACAGGACTATACATACTACTTTGTAGCTGCACCATGGCTGTCTGTTAAACTGCTGCGCCTGCTACAGTGCTACCCCCCACCTG AGGACGCAGCACTGCGAGGTCGTCTGACCGAGTGTCTGGAGACCATCCTCAATAAAGCCCAGGAGCCACCCAAGTCCAAGAAGGTCCAGCACTCCAATGCTAAGAATGCTGTTCTGTTTGAAGCCATTTCACTCATTATCCACCATGACAG tgaGCCCACCCTTTTGGTACGAGCCTGCAACCAGCTAGGTCAGTTCCTGCAGCACAGGGAAACTAACCTTCGTTACCTCGCTTTGGAGAGCATGTGCACGCTGGCCAGCTCTGAGTTTTCTCACGAGGCAGTAAAGACGCACATAGAAACTGTGATCAATGCGCTGAAG ACAGAACGAGATGTGAGTGTCCGCCAGCGAGCTGTGGATCTGCTCTACGCCATGTGTGACCGCAGCAACGCCAAGCAGATTGTGGCCGAGATGCTGAGCTACCTGGAGAATGCTGACTACTCAATCCGAGAAGAGATA GTGCTCAAAGTAGCTATTCTGGCAGAAAAGTATGCTGTGGACTACACCTGGTACGTGGATACCATCCTCAACCTCATCCGCATCGCTGGTGACTACGTTAGTGAGGAGGTGTGGTATCGTGTCATTCAGATCGTCATAAACAGAGATGACGTCCAAGGATACGCTGCCAAAACCGTCTTTGAG GCACTACAGGCCCCTGCCTGCCATGAGAACCTGGTTAAGGTTGGGGGTTACATCCTGGGAGAGTTTGGTAACCTAATTGCTGGCGACCCCCGCTCCAG TCCATTGGTTCAGTTCAACCTTCTCCACTCCAAGTTCCACCTGTGTTCTGTTCCAACGCGGGCTCTGCTACTCTCAGCCTATATCAAATTCATTAACCTGTTTCCAGAAGTGAAAGGCACGATCCAAGACGTCCTGCGGTCAGACAGCCAGCTCCGCAACGCTGACGTAGAGCTCCAGCAGAGAGCTGTCGAGTACCTGAGGCTCAGCTGCGTGGCCAGTACTGACATCCTG GCCACAGTCTTAGAAGAAATGCCCCCCTTCCCAGAGAGAGAGTCTTCAATCCTGGCCAAGCTTAAAAAGAAGAAGGGCCCAGGCCATCTACCCGACATAAATGATTCCCGGCGGAATGTCAATGGCAACGCTGAGCCTAGCGAGAAAAATGAAGCCACTAACCAG GGCTCCACTCACCCGTTCACAGACCTGCTGAATCTAAACTCCACCCCTTCCACGGGATCCAGTCTGCTAGTTGATGTCTTCTCTGACACCTCCACCCCTGCGTCCACAGATGTGTCCGAGGAAAATTTTTCCAG GTTTGTTTGTAAGAACAACGGTGTCCTGTATGAGAACCACCTTCTGCAGATTGGACTGAGGTCTGAGTACAGGCAGAACCTGG GTCGTATCTATGTGTTCTATGGCAACAAGACATCTGCCCAGTTCCTCAACTTCTCCTCATCAGTGAGCAGTCCTGACACTCTCAAGGCTC AGCTGAATGTCCATTGTAAAGCAGTGGACCCCATCCTAGAAGGTGGAGCTCAGATTCAGCAGATCCTCAACATTGAGTGTGTGTCAGATTTCATGGACGAACCAGTGCTCAACATCCAGTTCAG GCACGGCGGGACTCTTCAGAATATTGCTGTGAAACTCCCTGTGATGCTGAACAAGTTTTTTCAGCCCACAGAGATGACATCCCAAGACTTCTTTCAGCGATGGAAACAGCTGGGAGC TCCTCAGCAGGAGGTTCAGAAAATCTTCAAAGCCAAACACCCAATGGACAAAGATGTTACCAGGGCCaag ATCATAGGTTTTGGTGTAGCTCTGCTGGACGGGGTGGATCCCAATTCTGAAAACTTTGTGGGAGCTGGAATCATTCACACTAAAAGCACTCAGGTGGGCTGCCTCCTCAGACTGGAACCCAACACACAGGCGCag ATGTATCGTCTCACCCTGCGGACCAGCAGGGACACGGTGTCTGTGAGACTGTGTGATCTCCTCTCGGAACAGTTTTAA
- the LOC113147654 gene encoding protein C19orf12 homolog — MAPRIDDVMRLCCEISTHDQIKVAVKNSTKGAMVAGGTAFVGGLLGGPAGIAVGGAVGGLLGSWLTSGQFRPLPQILMELPPNEKKKLYDDVVAVLDNMDWIDAVQLISLVMGNATLQQQVTAALLNYVTNELRAEVQYKG, encoded by the exons ATGGCTCCACGCATAGATGACGTCATGCGCCTGTGCTGTGAAATATCAACGCACGATCAGATCAAGGTTGCAGTGAAAAACTCCACCAAGGGGGCGATGGTGGCAGGAGGGACGGCCTTTGTTGGTGGGCTGCTCGGCGGACCTGCAGGGATCGCTGTTG GTGGAGCAGTAGGTGGTCTCTTGGGCAGCTGGCTGACCAGCGGTCAGTTCAGGCCTCTGCCTCAGATCCTGATGGAGTTGCCACCtaatgagaaaaagaagctCTATGATGATGTTGTGGCTGTCTTGGACAACATGGACTGGATCGATGCGGTCCAGCTCATTTCTCTTGTGATGGGCAACGCCACACTCCAGCAGCAGGTGACTGCTGCCCTTCTTAACTACGTCACAAATGAACTCAGAGCAGAGGTGCAATATAAAGGCTGA